Part of the Acidobacteriota bacterium genome, CCCCGGCGCGCCCATGGCCCGGAAGGCCCGGTCGAAAAAGGTGGGGTCCAGGAGGTGGATAATGCTGGCGATGGTGCCCCCCAGGCCTGCCAGGACGAAGGACCCCGCCGTAACGAAGTAGGCCAGCACGAGGGCGAGAAGCGTCACCACGAGCCCCAGGACCACGGAGAGTCCCCCGAGGCCCAGGGGAAGCCCGAAGAGGGCGATCACCACCCCGAGAAGGACGTAGTAAGGAGCGTTTTTACGCTTTCCCAGCGCCACCATGGTGTCGGGGACCCGGGCCGCCATCACATCCGCCGGTTCGCCCAGCTTTCGCAGAACGCGCAGGATCCGCTCCACCGCGTCGTCACCCGGCTCGTTCCGGTAGGACTCGAAAATGTGGGACTCGATCTCGCGGAGCAATTCTTCCCGGTCTCCCGGTGCAAGCTGGTTGACGTGGGCCCGGAGTTTATCCATGTAATCCGAGACGATCGACTCGACAGCCTTGGGGTAATCAGGACTCATGTCTGTCCTCCTTCGGGATTTCTGTGTGTTCTTCCGGGGTGTCGGGCAACGTACCCGGGTGATGGCGCGGGGCAACACGAGGGACGACCTGCGGGACACTGACCTGCAAGACACTCACTTCACCAGGTTGTGGGACACTCACTTCACCCAGGCATGGCAGGCATGGGACACTCATTTCATCACTGTCACCGTTCTCTCCTGATTTG contains:
- a CDS encoding DUF1700 domain-containing protein; the encoded protein is MSPDYPKAVESIVSDYMDKLRAHVNQLAPGDREELLREIESHIFESYRNEPGDDAVERILRVLRKLGEPADVMAARVPDTMVALGKRKNAPYYVLLGVVIALFGLPLGLGGLSVVLGLVVTLLALVLAYFVTAGSFVLAGLGGTIASIIHLLDPTFFDRAFRAMGAPGARFFDVPGVSLHPQLEGTVVLFISLLMMGLGILMIWAGRKIPRGLLLLANRAWEAVKKWARTSRRESPSIRREKASLRE